The Lynx canadensis isolate LIC74 chromosome D4, mLynCan4.pri.v2, whole genome shotgun sequence DNA window AGGCTAAAGGAAGTTCACATCACCTCTGGCACTTCCTTCACAGAATAACCTGCACCCGATTGATTCCTTACACCGCATAATTACGGTGCTAACCCTAAAAAAGGGTTTCTTTGTTCAGTGAAGGTTTATTGAGAGCCTAACTGTGCCGGCGTGAGGCTCGGCGCCAGAGGATGAAGGCCTTTAACATGGATATGAGCGGAAAAGGAATTTATACTATTCGTCATTGGACACAGGAAAACGCCAGACCTCTGGCCTATCATGAGACACATTTGAGgacaagtaataaaaaaaaaatctttctggtcccagaaagataaaggaaatgaaaacaaaattcaacccaCAAACCTGCTGTTTGCATGTAGCCGACCGAGGACCGCGGTGACGATGCTGCCTCCTGGTGGCGGAACGGGGCAACGCAGTTGTCACAGTCAAGTGGAGTTTCACAGGGTGGGAGTGGTGGTGGCAGTGACGGCGTGGATTCTGAACCGAAATTGGCTCTGGCTGCCCAGGTGGTCAATAGTGGAGTTTCGTTCTCTTAATATTAGATTGAAATTTATTATGACCACAGTTCCATAGCTCTAAAGCGAAAGTCTTCAAGAACATGGCATCAGAGTTTCCCTGGGGTGTTTTGGTTTGTCACCACCGAGAAAGGGATGtcctgaagaaaacaaagtctTCAGCTTCTTTTCATAGCTAATACATTCTCTGCAGGTGGAACTGTAAACACCaatagaagaattaaaaatataggtGTTAGAAAAAGACGCTTGGCAACTTAAGCGTTTATGAAAATGGTAGCTCATTGGTCAAGACTGATGCCAAAGGATAGAAGCATTGATGAATTTCATAAAACAACACAGCATCATTTTGAcccaaaatacaaggaaaaatagCACCTGGatgtgggaaagagaaagaacttcACAAAAGAGGCCAGTGAAGCTGAAGGCGTTTTCACAGGTAAATGCTTAAAGCCAGGAAACAAattaattttgagtttcataAATAGTAAGTGTGGGCCCAGTCCCTCTGACCTTCCTGTACCCTAATGCAAGGTACAGATGCCAAGTGTGTTAGTGGTGCTGTGCTGGTAGCTCTAtattgttccatttttaatttttgaaaggaaTATATCAAAAGAAAGGCTCTGTCATTGGTGATCATGACCCTCTAAAGGCTTGGGTTgatgaggaaagaatgaaatagtggCTAGCCAGAGTATGGCCCAAGTATTGTGGGAGGTGTGGTTGAGAAATCTGATTGCTTAGTTTGGAATTAGTTTCAGGTTCATATTACTGAGCTTAAGATGTTTTTAGGAGGTCTCACTAGCTCTGGACAGGGTTAAGGATATGGGATACAAACCccttacatttgaatttttttttaacgtttatttatttttgagacagagagacagagcatgaacgggggagggtcagagagagggagacacagaatctgaaacaggctccaggctctgagcggtcagcacagagtccaacgcggggctcgaactcactgaccgcgagatcatgacctgagccgaagtcagccgctcaaacgactgaaccacccaggcgcccccaaaccccTTAACATTTGTATCAAAGTGGTCCTTAAAGAAAGGAGGGCCAGGGGAAATGGGAGGCTTCTAATTCCCAGGCAACTCTGACAAGAAGGAGCTGGCCCATCATTTCATAAGTGTGTGTGTTATTTCATGGGAGAGATAGTGACaagatcatttaaaaacatgGTATTAGTAATTTTCTGAATGGTCCTGAGGATGACTTATTGTTAGCAGAAAGTTTTAAAGCAATagacccatttaaaaatatatatatatttttaacgtttattcactttttgagagacagagacagagtgtgagcagggcaggggcagagaaagagggagacacacaatccaaagcaggctccaggctctgagctgtcagcacagagcccgatgtagggcttgaactcatgaactgggagatcatgacctgagctgaagttggacacttaactgactgagcctcccaggtgccccgcaatAGACCCAGTTTTAAAGCAATGAAATGTTTTAGTGCTTTAGTGTTAAAGGAAAACTCTGGATTCCAGGGATTACAGTGGCTTTTCATGATTGAGGGGATGATGATTTTGTAAATTTGGGGGATGTTTgctctttagaattttttttcttcttttacattcCTAGTAGAAGCCATTGTCTCCCTATTGAACACAGGTATACTActattcagtaaaatatttatttttacatatgcatGAGCAAGGCATTGGAAGTCcttcaaatttataattttattgtattctttgtacttgtttttatggaaatatttccTTGTCTAAGCAGCAGTCTTTTGGAAATTTACCTTCATCTCCTCTCCCATTTCTGTcctttacacacatacacacaccaaaaacatTTACTGTAGTTTTAGTTGGGGCTCAAGAAGAAGTACAAATAAATGCATGTGTTTAATTTGCCATCTTTACCCTGAACTCCTACTAGTCTTTGAATTTAATGCTGttgatcttttcctttatggtttgtgttttatggttttaatctttttgtcttggtttggttttggttttacaTCTTAAGCTCTTTCTATCTCAAGGTTATAAACACACGTATCTATAGTTTCctctattacatatattttaaacattgggTCTTTCATTCATCTCATATGATGAAACATTGAAAAGTATTGAGTTTATGATAGTGACAAGATAGaggtgttttaaaaatggaaaagaaattagaacttagaaaaaaccccaaaaggcAAGTGGCAAAGGAAAAGTAAGCCAAGTACACTACTGTGCTATGCAGTGAACAATTACATGGTGATAATAATGTAAACTCTGATCATGACCTAAATATAGTGGTATGACTATATTTAGAGGACAGGGTGACAGAAGAGGAGGGTTGGTAAGAGTTAATTCCCCATTTTTTGTAATAGGAAGCCAATTGGCAACGTTTAAATAGATAAACCGAGAAACAGAAGTGTGAACAAAGTATTTAGATGTATGGCACTAACTCCTAGAAGAAGTAGCTTAAGAGTTAAAATTTGCaggaagtggggcacctgggtggctcagtccgttgagcatctgacttcagctcaggtcatgatcttgtggttcaagagtttgagccctgcattgggcccactgctatcagctcagagcccgctttgaatcctctgtccacccccacctctctgccctgcctctgctcattctctctctctcaaaaatgaataaaaacatttaaaaaatttgtaggaaatggttttcaaaagttttttgatattttgaaaagCCATGactattacttaattttttttttaaattatgcatcttaagaaaaaagaaagaacaagataacGTCAAAGATGAAGGCAGATAAGGAGAGTGGCCACTCGTTTTCTGATGGAATAAGGAATATATTGCATGCCTGCTCAGGGCAGGGTTTGAGGCACAGATGAGGCATAGATAATTAGCAGGGTAATTTAGCGAAATATGAAGTTCTGCTTATGTGTTTCCTTTCACTCCGGAGCAACCTCGAGTTTTGGCATGGCTAAGAATAGAGGCATCCTGATGTCAAAGGCCCTTCTGCTTTTGTAAAAGTCGGAAGCACACCTGGGAAGAGATTATGCCCGGAGGGACTGGGGAGAGGAAGGATTTTGAAGAAAGGTCTTTCTGACTGGGAGGGAATTGGTGTGCACGTCCAGCAATGGGCTGTAATCCCTGGCTGTGTTGAAGCAAGTGTCAGCATCTGAGTGAATGGCTCTGTGGGGGTGTCATGGGAAGCCAGGTTCAAGCCCAGAGGCTTTTATAGCTGAGTTCCCGTGTCTCTAATGTGGCACAGAGCTAAGAGTTTGAGAAGCCAGCACCTGAAGAGTCATACCTGCTAGTACCACAAGGGCCTTAGCATTTACTGGTAAGACTGATGTCCAGTGATGGGATGGTGTGGGGAGCAGATAGGAAGCCTCTTCTGTGCCTTGATGTTTCTATGACCTTTGCACAGCCCTTGGCAAGTGGGATCTCCAGACTTCCTGATGTTGAATTCCTCATTAGCACTCCAGTGCAGGGGCTTGGAGTAGGATTAAGTTCattgaaagaacattttaaaatgcaataattcttgtggcacctgggtggctcagttggttgagtgtccgacttcagctcaggtcatgatctcatgatttgtgggttcgagccccacactgcgGTTCTGActacgcagagcctgcttcggatcctctgtctccatctctctctgcccctcccctggtcatgttctctcaaaaataattaaaacacacacacacacacacacacacacacaaatgcagtaATTCTTATATATCTGAATTTTCAGACTAAGATCACACCTGCTGCACGAGGATAGGTAGGAAGAGCCCCCATCTTCGCCCGTTGCAGGAGGACCAGACAGCACTTACTTTAATGACTTTATGATAAGTAGTAAATGATGTGGTGTGCTCAGGCTCTCACGGAAGGAAAAGGTGGTGGGGCAGTCACCTCTAGCTTCTCGCCCCTCACCCAGGATCTATTCCCTTCTTTCCCACATGGCCTGGCTCCCCAGTGGTTTTCCCTCTCCCTATATATGGGGATAAAAGAGGCAATGAGGGGATCTCTGCTCTGGGGAGGAAGAGGTAGAGAAGAGCCAGGCCAGAGTCTTCTTAGAGAGGACACTGATTTGCATTTGAATTCTGGGGTTCTAAATACCTGCCACAGGAGACTTAGTCCTTGGTCTCAGAGGTTAAAGGGGCTAAAGTACCctagggaagaaagggaaggagagaaggcttTCCCACCTGGGAGGGAGCTTAGGGAGTCAAGAAGCCCAGATAGGAATAGAGAAGCACACAGCTCCATTAAACAAAGAGAGACCCAGCTTCACTGATGAGGGCAGGAGTGTGTGGGTATTTGGGAAGGGATGGGGGCTCTGAAGGGGTCCCAGGGCCGGAACTGTGCATAGGGTAGGTTTTAGTAGAACTTGTGTTTGCCTGTGTTACAGGCAGGCCCAGGTTCCATTCTCCCTTCTGGGGACCCTCCCAAAGAAGTCCTTGGACCTTTGTATTCAGAGGACCCCAGGGAAAGTGGTGGCAGTCCCAGGCAGAGCTAGGAAAAGATCTGGAGGTCACTCCTGAAGTGATAGCATGCTGGACATAACCAGGGAAGGGCCCTCTTCAAGGTCTCAGAGGCCTGCAGAGCTTTTGGCGATGTGTGCTCTTGGTCCACCATCTCTCACTGATAGGGATTTCTCAGAGACCGGGAGCAGCCCAGATCCCTTTACTGCCAGGGTAACTGGGAGGCAAGAAAACTCTTGGGATAGGtgagaaaatagaattttccaGGTCAAGTTCTTGGCTGGGACCAGAGTGTGTGACCCCACCCTGTAGTGACACTGGCTTCCCCATTGACGCAAACACACAGGAACAGATACTTGGGTGGGAGGCTGGAACAGGTTTTTATTGTTAGGTATAAATTGTATTTACAAGAAAGCAGTAGGGTGCAGTGGGAGTAGGGTCAGGTCCAGTATCCTGGGTGACCTTTTCTCAGAGGGGACAGTCCTGCTGCCTCCTCTCACACTTCCTGGGAgactctccctcctctgcctttctgGGTCTGGCCTGGTGTGGGCAACGTAGCCATGCAGGGTAGGGCTGGGTATACAGATGGGATGGTTGAAGCAGGAGAAGGGGTGAGGCAAGGCCAGCATGAGGTGGCTGCTCTGCGGCCCCTGAGTCTACCCCCTCTCCTAGCCCACTTCTTGCTCCTTGGATTGGGGCTCCAAGCCCCAGTGAGGCTGGTGGGGGcctcctgggctccaggctggtCACTGGGCTATGACCCTTTTGGGGTCTGTGGCTGTTCAGTCCTGGGAGGGCAGAAGAGGGGTTTGAGGGGCTGATCAGGGCTCCCCTTCACTTCCCTCCCACTGTCCCTCTAGCTTCCTCACCTCTTACAGCCTTTGGAGCCCTTTCCCTTCttgccagacttgggggctcctTTGTCCCTCTTACAGCTCTGGCCTTGTTTCCGTGGGGCTGGTGGCTTGTCCAGACGTTGCATCAGCTGCTGCACCCAGGTCTCTTTAGGGTCTGCGCATAGCTCTGGCTGAGAGCGCTTCCGAGGTGAGAACCTGGGGGTTGGGCATTAGCAAGCCTGTCCTAGTTTTGCCCGCCATGCCCTCCCCACTCAGCTGCACCCACCTTCTTGCACCCACTCACAGGATAGCTGAGATGGGGCAGCCCCTGCTTGGCTCCTGCTTCCGGTAGCTGCGGACAACCTGGGCGGGAATCTTCCTTAGGCTGTACTTGAGGCAACAATCCTGCGCTCCTCCATCACTGCCTGCAGGGTGGGGTTTACAGGGAGCCGGGGCTCCTGGTAGGCTCCCACCCGcgcctccccttctccccatcctAGGCAACTCCCTCTTTGATACCTTGGGTCCAGGGGATGCAGAAGGCCAGGACCAGGACAAGGAGGCTCAGAGCCAATGACTGAGCCATGGCTGTGGTAGAAGGTGAGTGTGAGGCCAGAGCGGTAGGCGAGGTGGACAGCTGCAAGTTGGGGGTCCGTGTGTCAGCTAGGACTGGTCTGCTGCCTATTTATGCAGGCAGACACTTTCACTTCCTCCATCCCCAGCCACTCTGTCCATGCAAGAATAGGgatctccctccttttccttcctgaaaGGCTGCCTCACTAGTATGCGGAAACGAAAACTTCACACAGCCCATCGGATCCCAAGCCTCCTGAGTCTATCTCCTCAATATCAATTGAATCTGTCCAGCCCTTTTTCTACCTTTGGCCACTGTTTTGGTCCAGGCTTCACTGTGTCTCTCCTGGAACACTATGATTGCCTCTTCACTGCATTTTAGGTTCCATATTCTCCCCATTCTTCCACAGGCTGAGGACTGTTGCTTCCTAAAATGTGCATTTGATTTTTGgattgtaagagttctttttttttttttttttaaagtaggcttgatgcttagtgtggagcccaatgtgggacttgaactcacaaccctgagatcaagacctgagctgagattgagaatcggacgcttaactgactgagccaccccaaagatatttcttttaagtattatttatttaagtaatctctacaccaagtgtggggcttggactcatgatcCCGAGGTCACGAGTCACACGCATGCTCTTTGGACTGAGCTAGCCAGACGCCTCTggattttgaaagttctttatgcATTCTGGATaatagacccttatcagatatatgatttgcaaatatatcctCCTATTCTGTGGATTTTCACtatcttgatagtgtcctttgatacatagaattttaaaattttgatgaagtcctacttatctatttatttttctgttacctgtgcttttagtgtcatatttaagaaacctaTGCCAAATCTAAGGCCATGAAGATTTCTCCTTGTTTTTCCcctcaactttattgaggtataattgacaaaattgtatgtatttaaagtgtacaacatgatgacttcATACAggtatacattatgaaataattaccATAATCAAGTTAATTAATACCTCTGTCACTTCTCATGTTACCTTTTCACAtagtttctccttttttgtggtgagaatgcttaagatctactttcttaccaatttcaagtatacaatatagtattattaactacagtcaccatgctgtacattcactccttagaacttattcatcttataactgaaagtttgtacctttgaccaacatctccccatgctccccctgcccccaactcctGGCAGCCACCactctgtttctatgtgtttgaatttttttttttttgattccacatataagtgatacaaTATactatttgtgtttctctgtctggcttatttcacttaataaaaaaggctttccaggttcatccatgttgtcatgatggcagtttccttcttttttatggctgaataatattccattgtatgtatgtatgtattagatcttctttatccattcatccatcagtagacacttaggttgtttccatgtcttggccattgtgaataatgataACAATGAATAAGGGAGGACAAATATCACTTTGAGGTagtggtttcatttcctttggatatatacccagaagtggggttgctAGACCAtatgtagttctgtttttaattatttgaggaaatccatattgtttttcataatgtatgtaccaatttacattcttatcAACAATGTAGaggggtcccttttctccacatcctcttcaacatttgttatctcttgtctttttgataataaccattctaacaggtatgaggtgatatatcCTTGTggtttttggtttgcatttccctgatgattagtgatgttgagcatatttttatatacctgttaggcatttgtatattctttggaaaactgtctactcaggtcctttgtccatttttaaatcatattttgtttgtttattttgctattgagctTATGAGttgcttatatattttaggtattaccccttatcagataatttgtaaatattttctcccattccctaagttacattttcattttgctgatggcttccttttctgtgcagaagctttttagtttgatgtagtcccacttgtttattttgcttttggtgtcataccccCCTAAAGTaattgccaagaccaatatcaagtagtttttccttttctaggagttttacagttataggtcttacatttaagtctttatccattttgagctaatttttgtgtgtggtgtaagatacgggtccagtttcattcctgtATATGTGGCCATCCAGTTTTACCAACATTGTTGTTCTTGGTGccattgtcaaagattagttgaccacatacgcatgggtttatttctgtgctctttattctcttccattggtctatgtatctgttttcatgctagtaccatactgttttaataaCTATAGCattttaatatagtttgaaattatgaagtatgatgcttccagctttgtttttcttcttcatgattCTGGTTGTTTGGAgtcttttgtagttcttttttttttaattttttttaatgtttatttatttttgagacagagagagacagagcatgaacgggggagggtcagagagagggagagacagaatctgaaacaggctccaggctctgagctgtcagcacagagcccgacacggggcttgaactcaatgaccgcgagatcatgacctgagccgaagtcggctgctcaaccgactgagccacccaggcactccgagtcttttgtggttctatatgaattttaggttgcctttttttctatttatgtaaaaaatgccattggaattttgacagagatttcattgaatctttttaaaaatttaaatataatttattgtcaaattgacttacatacaatacccagtgctcatcctgcaTTGAATCTTTAgctcactttgggtagtatggacattttaacaatattaatattaCAATCCAAgaacacaggatatctttccatttatttgtgtcctcctcagtttctttcatcagtgtcttatatttttcagtgtatggttctttcacttccttggttaaattagccctaagtattttattgcttttgatgatattataaatgggatttaaaaaaaatttctcttctagatagtttgttgttagtatatagaaatatcgctaatttttgtgtgttgattttgtatcctgaaactttactgaatttgtttattagttttttgggtttgtgtgtgtgtgtgtgtgtgtgtgtgtgtgtgtgtgtgtgtgtgtgtgtgtgtgtgtgtgtgtgtgtgtgtgtgtgtgtgtgtgtgttttggtggagtccttgggattttctatatataagatcatgacATCTGCAAACAAATGACAATTTTACAAGCAATGTACAAGCAAACGATCtggatgcttttcatttctttttcttgcctaattgctctggctaggactttgAGTACTGAGTTGAATAGAAGTGTTGATAGTAAGCACCCTTGTTGTTCCTAATCtcccccagcgtggggcttgaactcacaaccctgagatcaagaatcacatgctctaccatctgtgccagccaggcatcccaaacattttttaaaaataaagtctatgcccaacgtggggcttgaactcagaccccctagatcaagagtcacaagctctactgatcgaaccagccaggtgccccagttttgttCCTGATCATACAGAAAAAGCTTTCGACCTTTCACTCTTGAAATATTgtcatatatgaaatatatagcTGAAATATTGTCATATATGACTTTacttatgttgaggtacattccttctatacctaatgtattgagagtttttatcatgaaagaatgttgaattttgtcaaatgctttttattgcatctgttgagatgatcctataatttttatccttcattataTTAATGTGTTTCACATTTGTTGATTTGAATAtatgaaccacccttgcatctcagggataaatcccacttgatcatggtgtatgactCTCAATGTGCTGCCAAATATGGTTTGtaagtattttgttgaggatttttgcatgtatgttaaTCAGGGAtcttggcctgtagttttcttttcttgaagtgtccttgtctggttttagtatcagggtaaggctggcctcataaaatgagtttgggagtgttccttcatcttcaattttttggaagagtttgattggtattaattcttttttaaatgtttggtagaatttaccagtgaaggaTTCACCTGGTAGAATTTACCaggtccatctggtcctgggcttttctccattgggagattttttattcttgatttagTGTCCTAACTAGTTATgggtctattcatattttctatttcttcatgattcaatcttggtaggttgtatgtttctaggaatttgtccatattttctaggatatccaatttgttggttatatatattatgaatattggttatatatataattgttcatagtggtctcttatgatcctttgtatttgtgtggtatcagttgtaatgcctcctttttcatttctgattttattttccagtaaAAATCTCTAACTGCTTCCATTGCTGCACAAATTCACATCTCCACCAACAGTGTACtatggttcccttttctccatatccttaccagcacttgttattttttttctttttcataatagccaatctgacaggtatgagttgatatctcattgttgttttgatttgcagttccctgatggattagtgatgttaagcatcttttcatgtgcctgttggccatttgtgtgttttctttggaaaaatgtctactcaaatcctctacttatttttttcttgtttttaaaaatttttatttatttattttgagagagagagagaaagtgggagaggggcagagagagagagagagagagagagaggagagagggggagagggggagagagaatcccgagagagagagggagagaggagagagagagagagagagagaggaaggagagagagagagagaggagagagagggagaggggagaggggaagagagaggagaggagagagggggagagggggagagggggggagagagaagagagagagagagagagagagagagagagagagagaggaagagagagagagagagagaggagagagggggagagggggagagagaatcccaagcaggctttgtactctCAGCACGGAGAtggacatggggtttgatctcatgaactgtgagatcatggcctgagtggaaatcaagtcagatgcttaactgactgagccacccagcttcccctcctttacttattaaaaaattgtttttatattaagttgtatgaattctttatatatttcggaTTTTAGCCTCTTAttggatatgtgatttgcaaataccttctctgattcagtaggcctttcattttgttaatggtttcctacATTGTACAtgtagtttgatgtaatcccgtttatttattttagctattgttgTCCTTGTATAAGGAGATTGATCCAAAAAAATTTGCTAAGACTGACGTCAAAGAACTTATTACTATGTTtgcttccaggagttttatggtttcaggtcttatattcaagttagACTGAGTCATTTCAATTGCATTATATTCAAGTATGCTgatccttccttccaccttctcAAGTTTGTTGTTGAATTcccccagttattttttttttcatttaagttattgtatttttggctctagaatttttgtttggctcattttaaataatttgtaccTCTTTATTGATCGTCTTATTTTGCTCAGACATTGTTTTTTGAGATTTCCCTTAGTTCTTTGCCCATGGTCTCCTTCAGCTCTTTGAACAGATGTTTTGACTTTTCCAAACAATTTTTGCTAGGTATGCATTCTTTGTTGTGTGTGGTCCCTGAAGTTTCTGTTCTGTTATCTATGCAGTTAGCCAGTGACCTGACAAAAGTTTCTCTACCCACTTCCCACTAAAAGGGTTCTGTCCCTTTTAACGTTTTGATTTATGCCCCTGTGGAAGCTGCTGCAGCCCAAGAGGGCTGCAACCAAGGCAAGCATCTCACCTGTCCCTAAGGGAACCACCAGACTGACCAAAATGCACAATCCCCAATTTTTGGAGGATGAGATTCTCTTCCACCAGCCAGAAACTCCAGGAATGTGTGCCACTGTCTCCACAGTGTTAGCTAGTAGCTAGTTGATGCATGATGGTCTCTTATGAAAGATCAAGCATCCTCTCCTTTAATCAAGCACTCCCCTGATTGTT harbors:
- the CCL21 gene encoding C-C motif chemokine 21, with product MAQSLALSLLVLVLAFCIPWTQGSDGGAQDCCLKYSLRKIPAQVVRSYRKQEPSRGCPISAILFSPRKRSQPELCADPKETWVQQLMQRLDKPPAPRKQGQSCKRDKGAPKSGKKGKGSKGCKRTEQPQTPKGS